Proteins encoded in a region of the Blastococcus sp. Marseille-P5729 genome:
- a CDS encoding TetR/AcrR family transcriptional regulator C-terminal domain-containing protein, producing the protein MRYHLADVVDRALRVLDEYGLADVSMRRLAGELGVQPSALYHHVSNKQQLLALMVDEILRRGRRTPVDDEWPARLLDSCTTLRDSMLAYRDGAELVATVHAYGLGSHDPADDIAAILLDAGFEPALAVTAARTLLHVTFGYTGEEQTHLQAASVGAIDGEGTLPAGSFASSISLIIDGLRAHTPA; encoded by the coding sequence ATGCGATACCACCTGGCAGACGTCGTCGACCGCGCCCTGCGGGTGCTCGACGAGTACGGTCTCGCCGACGTCTCGATGCGGCGGCTCGCCGGGGAGCTCGGCGTCCAGCCCAGTGCGCTCTACCATCACGTCAGCAACAAGCAGCAGCTGCTCGCGCTCATGGTGGACGAGATCCTGCGGCGCGGGCGCCGTACGCCGGTGGACGACGAGTGGCCCGCCCGGTTGCTCGACAGCTGCACCACGCTGCGGGACTCGATGCTCGCCTACCGGGACGGCGCCGAACTGGTCGCGACCGTGCACGCCTACGGGCTGGGCAGCCACGACCCGGCCGACGATATCGCCGCGATCCTGCTCGACGCGGGCTTCGAGCCCGCGCTCGCCGTGACCGCCGCACGCACCCTGCTGCACGTGACCTTCGGCTACACCGGCGAGGAGCAGACCCACCTGCAGGCCGCGAGCGTGGGAGCCATCGACGGGGAGGGCACGCTGCCGGCGGGCAGCTTCGCGTCGTCCATCTCGCTGATCATCGACGGCCTGCGGGCCCACACCCCCGCCTGA
- a CDS encoding heme oxygenase (biliverdin-producing), translated as MLFTDKLKALTDDAHQDAEQSVFITRLLQGEESAAAYARLVTEYLPLYDGLEHAARATRQARPMSEFFDARLERTPALRSDLAVLGVSDPAPPLPATSAYVDRIASFATDEPVRVLAHHYLRYLGDLSGGQVIGRLVQRHYGIPDDALRVWDFSAVGKSKPYKDAYRDKLNICLSASEQDVFVEECLHGYRLARELFEDLAAAPVG; from the coding sequence ATGCTGTTCACCGACAAGCTCAAGGCACTGACCGACGACGCCCATCAGGACGCCGAGCAGTCGGTCTTCATCACCCGGCTGCTCCAGGGCGAGGAGTCTGCTGCCGCGTACGCCCGCCTGGTCACCGAGTACCTCCCGCTGTACGACGGACTCGAGCACGCCGCGCGCGCGACCCGCCAGGCGCGTCCGATGAGCGAGTTCTTCGATGCCCGCCTCGAGCGCACCCCGGCACTACGCAGCGATCTCGCGGTCCTCGGCGTCTCGGACCCGGCCCCTCCCCTGCCGGCGACCTCGGCGTACGTCGACCGCATCGCCTCCTTCGCGACCGACGAGCCGGTGCGGGTCCTGGCACATCACTACCTGCGCTACCTCGGAGACCTCTCGGGCGGGCAGGTGATCGGACGTCTGGTCCAGCGCCACTACGGCATCCCGGACGACGCCCTGCGGGTCTGGGACTTCTCCGCGGTCGGCAAGAGCAAGCCGTACAAGGACGCCTACCGCGACAAGCTGAACATCTGCTTGTCGGCGTCCGAGCAGGACGTGTTCGTCGAGGAGTGCCTACACGGCTATCGCCTGGCCCGCGAGCTGTTCGAGGATCTAGCCGCGGCTCCGGTCGGCTGA
- a CDS encoding biotin transporter BioY gives MTSTTRRGSSRSTATDIALIAGFAALIAVCAILPAIQIAGPVPITLQTFAVLLAGAVLGPVRGFLANLLYIAVGAAGLPVFSGGAAGVGVLAGPSAGYLVAFPFAAALCGFIVSKLPRHKLQSVGLIFLAGLFSSILLIHTLGMGGMVLRAGLSWSEAWAVDRVFWIGDVIKNVAMALVATAVHRAFPDLLGRPSPLEPEIDDEQDDVQPQAGARIS, from the coding sequence ATGACCAGCACCACCCGCCGGGGAAGCTCCCGGTCGACTGCCACCGACATTGCGTTGATCGCGGGCTTCGCCGCGCTGATCGCCGTGTGCGCGATCCTGCCGGCGATCCAGATCGCCGGCCCGGTCCCGATCACGTTGCAGACCTTCGCCGTCCTGCTCGCCGGCGCGGTGCTGGGTCCGGTCCGCGGGTTCCTGGCGAACCTGCTGTACATCGCGGTGGGCGCTGCCGGCCTGCCGGTCTTCTCCGGCGGCGCCGCCGGCGTCGGCGTCCTCGCCGGCCCCAGCGCCGGATACCTCGTCGCGTTCCCGTTCGCCGCCGCCCTGTGCGGTTTCATCGTCTCCAAGCTCCCGCGGCACAAGCTGCAGAGCGTCGGCCTGATCTTCCTCGCCGGCCTCTTCAGCAGCATCCTGCTGATCCATACCCTCGGCATGGGCGGCATGGTGCTGCGCGCGGGCCTGAGCTGGTCGGAGGCGTGGGCCGTGGACCGGGTGTTCTGGATCGGCGACGTCATCAAGAACGTCGCGATGGCGCTGGTCGCGACCGCCGTCCACCGCGCCTTCCCCGATCTCCTCGGCCGTCCGTCACCGCTGGAGCCGGAGATCGACGACGAGCAGGACGACGTCCAGCCGCAGGCGGGTGCCCGCATCTCGTGA
- a CDS encoding NAD(P)/FAD-dependent oxidoreductase: MTAMIATEQTKATPADVDYDVVIVGAGFAGMYQLHRLRQLGMSAHVYETGDDVGGTWFWNRYPGARVDIESHHYSFSFDKDLQQEWDWKERYSPQPELLKYAQHVAERFDLRKDISFSTRVSAMDWDEDARTWTVTTDPGEPVTCRHVILATGTLSVPQKPKFDGLEDFKGELYYTSSYPKDAPDLKGKKVGVIGTGSSGLQTITAIGPEVGELTVYQRTPSFSMPAHNHELTDEDRQKVKANYDEIRTKDFAAKVGFDDGQRANVHAADLSPDEVRAQQDKFYEYGGLAFGFAYGDILLNPQTNDTFAEYLREKIRERVKDPKVAEKLLPTTYPIASKRMCVDTGYFEVYNQDNVELVDIREQPIEKFVENGIVAGGKLREHDVIILATGFDAMTGAITSIDITAGGEKLKDKWAHGPQTYLGLTSSGYPNLFMITGPQSPSVLTNMMTSIEYHVDWLSRLLEGMRDAGLSRIEARPEAEEQWVRANNDIAAGTLMPQANSWYMGANIPGKERVFMPFVGGHDTYAAICEGIALAGNYHGFKLS; the protein is encoded by the coding sequence ATGACCGCGATGATCGCTACTGAACAGACCAAGGCAACGCCGGCGGACGTCGACTACGACGTCGTCATCGTCGGCGCCGGCTTCGCCGGCATGTATCAGCTGCACAGGCTGCGCCAGTTGGGTATGAGCGCCCACGTCTACGAGACCGGCGACGACGTCGGAGGCACCTGGTTCTGGAACCGCTATCCAGGCGCCCGGGTCGACATCGAGTCGCACCACTACTCCTTCAGCTTCGACAAGGACCTGCAGCAGGAGTGGGACTGGAAGGAGCGGTACTCGCCCCAGCCCGAGCTGCTGAAGTACGCGCAGCACGTCGCCGAGCGTTTCGACCTGCGCAAGGACATCAGCTTCTCCACGCGCGTGAGCGCGATGGACTGGGACGAGGACGCGCGCACCTGGACCGTCACGACCGATCCCGGCGAGCCGGTCACCTGCCGCCACGTCATCCTCGCCACCGGCACCCTGTCGGTACCGCAGAAGCCGAAGTTCGACGGGCTGGAGGACTTCAAGGGCGAGCTCTACTACACCTCGAGCTACCCGAAGGACGCCCCGGACCTCAAGGGCAAGAAGGTCGGCGTCATCGGCACCGGATCCTCCGGCCTGCAGACGATCACCGCCATCGGCCCCGAGGTCGGCGAGCTCACGGTCTACCAGCGGACGCCGTCCTTCTCGATGCCCGCGCACAACCACGAGCTGACCGACGAGGACCGCCAGAAGGTCAAGGCCAACTACGACGAGATCCGCACCAAGGACTTTGCGGCCAAGGTTGGTTTCGACGACGGGCAGAGGGCGAACGTGCACGCCGCTGACCTGTCGCCCGACGAGGTGCGCGCGCAGCAGGACAAGTTCTACGAGTACGGCGGACTGGCCTTCGGCTTTGCGTACGGCGACATCCTGCTGAACCCGCAGACCAACGACACGTTCGCGGAGTACCTCCGGGAGAAGATCCGGGAACGGGTGAAGGATCCGAAGGTGGCCGAGAAGCTGCTGCCGACCACGTACCCGATCGCCAGCAAGCGGATGTGCGTCGACACCGGCTACTTCGAGGTCTACAACCAGGACAACGTCGAGCTGGTCGACATCCGCGAACAGCCGATCGAGAAGTTCGTCGAGAACGGAATCGTCGCCGGCGGAAAGCTGCGCGAGCATGACGTCATCATCCTGGCCACCGGGTTCGATGCGATGACCGGCGCGATCACGAGCATCGACATCACCGCCGGAGGCGAGAAGCTGAAGGACAAGTGGGCGCACGGCCCGCAGACCTACCTCGGGCTCACCAGCAGCGGCTATCCGAACCTGTTCATGATCACCGGACCGCAGTCGCCGTCCGTGCTCACGAACATGATGACCTCGATCGAGTACCACGTCGACTGGCTCAGCCGGCTGCTCGAAGGCATGCGGGACGCCGGGCTCAGCCGCATCGAGGCGCGTCCGGAGGCAGAGGAGCAGTGGGTCCGGGCGAACAACGACATCGCCGCGGGCACGCTCATGCCGCAGGCGAACTCCTGGTACATGGGCGCGAACATTCCCGGCAAGGAGCGGGTTTTCATGCCGTTCGTCGGCGGCCATGACACCTACGCGGCCATCTGCGAGGGCATCGCGCTCGCCGGCAACTACCACGGCTTCAAGCTGTCGTAG
- a CDS encoding acetyl/propionyl/methylcrotonyl-CoA carboxylase subunit alpha: MPETSIKKVLVANRGEIAVRVIRAAKDAGIASVAVYADPDRDAPFVRMADEAIALGGATSAESYLVMEKIIDAAKQTGADAIHPGYGFLSENANFAQAVIDADLIWIGPSPKAIEALGDKVTARHIATEAGAPLVPGTNDPVSGPDEVVAFAEEHGLPVAIKAAFGGGGRGLKVARTMEEIPELFHSAVREAETAFGRGECFVERFLDKPRHVEAQVLADQHGNVIVVGTRDCSLQRRNQKLVEEAPAPFLTPEQRENIHSAAKKICLGAGYYGAGTCEFLVGQDGVISFLEVNTRLQVEHPVTEETTGFDLVREQFAIAEGKKLPYTEDPEPRGHSFEFRINGEDAGRGFLPAPGTVTKLVEPSGPGVRMDFGVETGSVIGGQFDSLLGKLIVTGKDRTQALERSRRALDELQVEGMATVIPFHRAIVRDPAFTAPDKDGKPSEGFDVHTRWIETEYDNQVEPFTAPGEAGEEEEPRQKVVVEVGGKRVEVSLPGDMSFGGGGGKKKAAKKRKVGGGSGSAASGDSVTAPMQGTIVKIAVEDGQTVAEGDLVVVLEAMKMENPVAAHKAGVISGLTGEPGTSVTQGTVICEIKDAE; encoded by the coding sequence ATGCCGGAGACCTCCATCAAGAAGGTGCTCGTCGCGAACCGCGGCGAGATCGCCGTACGTGTCATTCGCGCCGCGAAGGACGCGGGCATCGCCTCCGTCGCGGTCTACGCCGACCCCGACCGCGACGCCCCGTTCGTGCGGATGGCCGACGAGGCGATCGCCCTCGGCGGCGCGACCTCAGCCGAGAGCTACCTGGTCATGGAGAAGATCATCGATGCCGCGAAGCAGACCGGCGCCGACGCGATCCACCCCGGCTACGGCTTCCTCTCCGAGAACGCCAACTTCGCCCAAGCGGTCATCGACGCCGACCTGATCTGGATCGGTCCGTCGCCGAAGGCGATCGAGGCCCTCGGTGACAAGGTCACCGCCCGTCACATCGCCACCGAGGCCGGCGCACCACTGGTCCCGGGCACCAACGACCCGGTGAGCGGCCCGGATGAGGTCGTCGCGTTCGCCGAGGAGCACGGTCTGCCGGTCGCGATCAAGGCCGCCTTCGGCGGTGGCGGCCGCGGCCTGAAGGTCGCCCGCACCATGGAGGAGATCCCCGAGCTGTTCCACTCCGCCGTCCGCGAGGCCGAGACCGCCTTCGGCCGCGGCGAGTGCTTCGTTGAGCGCTTCCTCGACAAGCCGCGGCACGTCGAGGCCCAGGTGCTGGCCGACCAGCACGGCAACGTGATTGTCGTCGGCACCCGCGACTGCTCGCTGCAGCGCCGCAACCAGAAGTTGGTCGAGGAGGCGCCCGCGCCGTTCCTGACCCCGGAGCAGCGCGAGAACATCCACAGCGCCGCGAAGAAGATCTGCCTAGGTGCCGGCTACTACGGCGCCGGCACGTGCGAGTTCCTCGTCGGCCAGGATGGCGTCATCTCCTTCCTCGAGGTCAACACTCGCCTGCAGGTCGAGCACCCGGTCACCGAGGAGACCACCGGGTTCGACCTCGTGCGTGAGCAGTTCGCCATCGCCGAGGGCAAGAAGCTGCCCTACACCGAGGATCCCGAGCCGCGCGGGCACTCCTTCGAGTTCCGCATCAACGGTGAGGACGCCGGCCGCGGCTTCCTGCCCGCGCCGGGCACCGTCACCAAGCTCGTCGAGCCCTCGGGCCCGGGCGTGCGGATGGACTTCGGCGTCGAGACCGGCTCGGTCATCGGCGGGCAGTTCGACTCGCTGCTGGGCAAGCTGATCGTCACCGGCAAGGACCGCACCCAGGCGCTGGAGCGCTCGCGTCGCGCGCTGGACGAGCTGCAGGTCGAGGGCATGGCGACCGTCATCCCGTTCCACCGCGCGATCGTCCGCGACCCGGCCTTCACCGCCCCCGACAAGGACGGCAAGCCGTCTGAGGGCTTCGACGTCCACACCCGCTGGATCGAGACGGAGTACGACAACCAGGTGGAGCCCTTCACCGCTCCCGGCGAGGCCGGCGAAGAGGAGGAGCCGCGCCAGAAGGTCGTCGTCGAGGTCGGCGGCAAGCGCGTCGAGGTCTCGCTGCCCGGCGACATGTCCTTCGGCGGCGGTGGCGGCAAGAAGAAGGCCGCGAAGAAGCGCAAGGTCGGCGGCGGCAGCGGGTCGGCGGCGTCCGGCGACTCAGTCACCGCCCCGATGCAGGGCACCATCGTCAAGATCGCCGTCGAGGACGGTCAGACCGTCGCCGAGGGCGACCTGGTCGTCGTCCTCGAGGCGATGAAGATGGAGAACCCGGTGGCGGCACACAAGGCCGGTGTCATCAGCGGCCTCACCGGGGAGCCCGGCACCTCGGTCACCCAGGGCACCGTGATCTGCGAGATCAAGGACGCCGAGTAG
- a CDS encoding proteasome protein — protein sequence MTVVLALKCSDGIVLASDTQITESGRGMSYPAPKLHPFAEAGAWGGSGSRAVLMEVEDEFEQSAPAMLVEKNISRAIQERVLPLMRHHYDCFIEDVPGEKPGGSPATYVMVAGYSDGEPFIVEINPHGLIGRYEEIGFHAIGSGAPMAQQAESLLAHFNMDARDVDHGVLVAVRVIEALKLTSPSVGGPTNVYRITEDGAEELSEEALEEVRDRIDQWVKLEREALDKLPASTPGNRSGGKKTAKKSARSGKKSAKNSAQSGKKATSSSK from the coding sequence ATGACAGTCGTACTTGCCCTGAAGTGCTCGGACGGAATCGTCCTGGCTTCCGATACCCAGATCACCGAGAGCGGCCGCGGCATGAGCTATCCGGCGCCGAAGCTGCACCCCTTCGCAGAAGCGGGGGCGTGGGGCGGCAGCGGCTCGCGCGCGGTGCTCATGGAGGTGGAGGACGAGTTCGAGCAGTCTGCACCGGCCATGCTGGTGGAGAAGAACATCTCCCGCGCGATCCAGGAGCGGGTGCTGCCGCTGATGCGCCACCACTACGACTGCTTCATCGAGGATGTCCCGGGGGAGAAGCCCGGTGGCTCTCCCGCCACCTACGTGATGGTCGCCGGATACTCCGACGGCGAGCCGTTCATCGTCGAGATCAACCCGCATGGGCTGATCGGGCGCTACGAGGAGATCGGCTTCCACGCGATCGGTAGCGGCGCGCCCATGGCGCAACAGGCCGAGTCGCTGCTGGCCCACTTCAACATGGACGCTCGGGACGTCGATCACGGCGTGCTCGTCGCGGTCCGGGTGATCGAGGCGCTGAAGCTCACCTCGCCCAGCGTCGGCGGGCCCACCAACGTCTACCGGATCACCGAGGACGGCGCCGAAGAGCTCTCCGAGGAGGCGCTCGAGGAGGTCAGGGACCGGATCGACCAGTGGGTCAAGCTGGAACGCGAGGCCCTCGACAAGCTCCCGGCGTCCACCCCGGGCAACCGCTCCGGCGGCAAGAAGACCGCCAAGAAGTCGGCGAGGTCCGGCAAGAAGTCCGCCAAGAATTCGGCGCAGTCCGGCAAGAAGGCGACGTCGTCCAGCAAGTAG
- a CDS encoding alpha/beta hydrolase: protein MPLDDASQQLIAAFIEAGRPPIWEGTPDDARAGHAAMGPMSGPGPEVHDAREERISTYDGDEVRLKILTPSEQPRGIVLYIHGGGFVIGDIDHQYDAVGRDLATRTDCTVVLVNYRKAPENPFPKGIEDCWSALQWVDARRGELARAGAKLFIAGDSAGGNLAAVMTHRALDRGGPHLDGQVLVYPATDNDFGRPEYSAPENQLLLSMPAMEWFHQQYLPDERDRGTVEAAPLRRLDFTGLPPAYVLLAEYDPLIAEGRDYADALAAAGVPVETSVAEGQMHIFFQMYKMLPGYEVGMSRVSDWLNSQLG, encoded by the coding sequence ATGCCTCTGGACGACGCCTCCCAACAGCTCATCGCCGCCTTCATCGAAGCCGGCCGCCCGCCGATCTGGGAGGGGACGCCGGACGACGCCCGCGCGGGCCATGCCGCCATGGGCCCGATGTCGGGCCCGGGGCCGGAGGTGCACGACGCCCGCGAGGAGCGGATCAGCACGTACGACGGCGACGAGGTCCGGCTGAAGATCCTGACGCCGTCCGAGCAGCCGCGCGGGATCGTGCTCTACATCCACGGCGGCGGGTTCGTGATCGGCGACATCGACCACCAGTACGACGCCGTCGGCCGGGACCTCGCCACGCGCACCGACTGCACCGTCGTCCTCGTGAACTACCGGAAGGCGCCGGAGAACCCCTTCCCGAAAGGGATCGAGGACTGCTGGAGCGCACTTCAGTGGGTCGACGCGCGCCGTGGCGAGCTGGCGAGAGCAGGCGCCAAGCTGTTCATCGCGGGCGACTCGGCAGGTGGGAACCTCGCGGCGGTCATGACGCACCGGGCGCTCGATCGCGGTGGCCCGCACCTGGACGGGCAGGTGCTGGTCTATCCGGCGACCGACAACGACTTCGGCCGACCGGAGTACTCTGCGCCGGAGAACCAGCTGCTGCTGAGCATGCCCGCGATGGAGTGGTTCCATCAGCAGTACCTGCCCGATGAGCGTGACCGGGGAACTGTTGAGGCCGCCCCGCTGCGACGTCTCGATTTCACCGGCCTGCCGCCGGCATACGTGCTGCTGGCCGAGTACGACCCGCTGATCGCCGAGGGCCGCGACTACGCCGATGCCCTGGCTGCGGCCGGCGTTCCGGTCGAGACCTCGGTGGCCGAAGGACAGATGCACATCTTCTTCCAGATGTACAAGATGCTCCCCGGTTACGAGGTCGGGATGAGCCGTGTCAGTGACTGGCTGAACAGCCAGCTCGGCTAG
- a CDS encoding alpha/beta hydrolase — translation MTGPIFAGMSGPGPDVGEVRNLELDGDGGTFRARVLKPKGDPKAIIVYYHGGGWVLGDIDLQYDTVGRQLVEKTGCTVVMVNYRKAPEHPFPAAVDDSYAALEWVDAHRAELAPEGAPLIVAGDSAGGNLSAVMAQRARDRSGPTIDYQVLVYPATDCDFERPSYNAPENQLLLDKQLMEWFFNHYEPDVEKRKTPDISPIRHENLADLPPAFVYLAEHDPLFDEGKEYAEKLREAGNEVEMETAAGQMHAFFQMANILPGYAAGMDLVAQKIDQFLTTKR, via the coding sequence ATGACCGGGCCGATCTTCGCCGGCATGAGCGGGCCCGGACCGGACGTCGGCGAGGTACGCAACCTCGAGCTGGATGGCGACGGCGGCACCTTCCGCGCCCGTGTCCTCAAGCCCAAGGGCGATCCGAAGGCGATCATCGTGTACTACCACGGCGGCGGCTGGGTCCTCGGCGACATCGACCTGCAGTACGACACCGTGGGGCGTCAGCTGGTCGAGAAGACCGGCTGCACCGTCGTGATGGTCAACTACCGCAAGGCGCCGGAGCATCCCTTCCCGGCGGCCGTGGACGACTCGTACGCCGCGCTGGAGTGGGTCGACGCGCACCGGGCCGAGCTGGCCCCGGAGGGTGCGCCGTTGATCGTCGCGGGGGACAGCGCCGGCGGCAACCTCAGCGCGGTCATGGCGCAGCGCGCGCGGGACCGCAGCGGACCCACGATCGACTACCAGGTGCTGGTGTACCCGGCGACCGACTGCGACTTCGAGCGCCCGTCGTACAACGCGCCGGAAAACCAGCTGCTGCTCGACAAGCAGCTGATGGAGTGGTTCTTCAACCACTACGAGCCGGACGTCGAGAAGCGCAAGACTCCCGATATATCTCCGATCCGCCACGAGAACCTGGCGGATCTGCCGCCGGCGTTCGTCTACCTCGCCGAGCACGATCCGCTCTTCGACGAAGGCAAGGAGTACGCCGAGAAGCTGAGGGAGGCGGGCAACGAGGTCGAGATGGAGACAGCCGCCGGCCAGATGCACGCCTTCTTCCAGATGGCCAACATCCTTCCGGGATACGCCGCGGGAATGGACCTCGTGGCGCAGAAGATCGACCAGTTCCTGACGACCAAGAGGTGA
- a CDS encoding nucleoside triphosphate pyrophosphatase, whose protein sequence is MRFVLASRSPARLATLQAAGIEPEVLVSDVDEDSLLAGMPDASPQQKVIALAEAKAREVSAQIGPDAGEAVVIACDSMFEMDGEVRGKPADAQDAVRRLRQMRSNHGTLHTGHHVIAGERSASAAASTEVHIGPMTDEEIAAYVATGEPLHVAGSFTIDGLGGWFIEKLEGDHTNVVGISLPLVRRMLLDLDIDITQYFNKLSYA, encoded by the coding sequence ATGAGATTCGTGCTCGCCTCTCGCTCACCGGCGCGTCTGGCCACCCTCCAGGCCGCCGGCATCGAGCCCGAGGTGCTCGTCTCGGACGTCGACGAGGACTCATTGCTCGCGGGGATGCCCGACGCATCGCCGCAGCAGAAGGTCATCGCGCTGGCCGAGGCGAAGGCTCGCGAGGTGTCTGCCCAGATCGGGCCGGACGCCGGCGAGGCGGTCGTCATCGCCTGCGACTCGATGTTCGAGATGGACGGCGAGGTCCGCGGCAAGCCTGCCGACGCGCAGGACGCCGTCCGCCGGCTGCGGCAGATGCGCTCCAACCACGGCACGCTGCACACCGGCCACCACGTCATCGCCGGGGAGCGGTCGGCCAGCGCCGCGGCCAGCACCGAGGTGCACATCGGGCCGATGACCGACGAGGAGATCGCGGCGTACGTCGCGACCGGCGAGCCGCTGCACGTCGCCGGCTCGTTCACCATCGATGGTCTCGGTGGCTGGTTCATCGAGAAGCTCGAGGGCGATCACACCAACGTGGTCGGCATCAGTCTTCCGCTGGTCCGCCGGATGCTGCTCGATCTCGATATAGATATCACTCAATACTTCAACAAGCTGTCTTACGCATAG
- a CDS encoding acyl-CoA carboxylase subunit epsilon has protein sequence MTENQPADPDHPDATAVADPAAEQAEQPKPFFVVESGNPTAEEIAALTVVLAAAASGDEQPAPAPVSGWASPSRMMRSIGTAGFGGWRAEYQPR, from the coding sequence GTGACCGAGAACCAGCCGGCCGATCCCGACCACCCAGACGCCACCGCAGTCGCCGACCCCGCCGCCGAGCAGGCAGAGCAGCCCAAGCCGTTCTTCGTCGTCGAGTCCGGAAACCCCACCGCCGAGGAGATCGCGGCGCTCACCGTCGTCCTCGCGGCCGCCGCGAGCGGCGATGAGCAGCCGGCCCCCGCGCCCGTCAGTGGCTGGGCCAGCCCATCTCGGATGATGCGATCGATCGGCACCGCCGGGTTCGGTGGCTGGCGCGCGGAGTACCAACCCCGATGA
- a CDS encoding acyl-CoA carboxylase subunit beta gives MTDTANDAPEIDLSTTAGKIADLERRKAEVANAGSDRAVEKQHARGKKTARERIEMLLDPGTFIEMDKYARHRSTAFGQEKNRPYGDGVVTGYGTIEGRQVAIFAQDFTVFGGSLGEVFGEKIVKVMDFAMKIGCPVIGLNDSGGARIQEGVVSLGLYGEIFRRNVWASGVIPQISVIMGPCAGGAVYSPAITDFTVMVDQTSHMFITGPDVIKTVTGEDVGFEELGGAKTHNTKSGVAHYMGTDEEEAIEYVKALLSYLPSNNLDTPPEFEGHGEDLTGREEDLWLDTAIPDSPNTPYDMKQIIEHVVDDGEYLEVQPMFAPNILCGFARIDGQAVGVVGNQPMQFAGTLDIDASEKAARFVRTCDAFNVPVVTFVDVPGFLPGTSQEWNGIIRRGAKLIYAYAEATVPKVTVITRKAYGGAYDVMGSKHLGADINLSWPTGQIAVMGAQGAVNILHRNTLKKVQDEGGDIEAKRKELIDEYDQHLANPYIAAERGYIDTVINPQNTRMNITRALRALKNKRETLPPKKHGNIPL, from the coding sequence GTGACCGATACCGCTAATGACGCACCTGAGATCGACCTGTCCACGACGGCGGGCAAGATCGCGGACCTCGAGCGCCGCAAGGCCGAGGTCGCCAACGCCGGTTCTGACCGCGCCGTGGAGAAACAGCACGCGCGCGGCAAGAAGACCGCCCGCGAGCGCATCGAGATGCTGCTCGACCCCGGAACGTTCATCGAGATGGACAAGTACGCCCGCCACCGCTCCACCGCCTTCGGCCAGGAGAAGAACCGGCCGTACGGCGACGGCGTGGTGACCGGCTACGGCACCATCGAGGGCCGTCAGGTCGCGATCTTCGCCCAGGACTTCACCGTCTTCGGCGGCTCGCTCGGCGAGGTGTTCGGCGAGAAGATCGTGAAGGTCATGGACTTCGCGATGAAGATCGGCTGCCCGGTCATCGGCCTGAACGACTCCGGTGGCGCCCGCATCCAGGAGGGCGTCGTCTCGCTCGGCCTGTACGGCGAGATCTTCCGCCGCAACGTGTGGGCCTCCGGCGTCATCCCGCAGATCTCGGTCATCATGGGCCCCTGCGCCGGCGGCGCCGTCTACTCCCCCGCGATCACCGACTTCACGGTCATGGTCGACCAGACCTCGCACATGTTCATCACCGGCCCGGACGTCATCAAGACCGTCACCGGTGAGGACGTCGGCTTCGAGGAGCTCGGCGGGGCCAAGACGCACAACACCAAGTCCGGTGTCGCGCACTACATGGGCACCGACGAGGAAGAGGCCATCGAGTACGTCAAGGCGCTGCTGTCCTATCTGCCCTCGAACAACCTCGACACGCCGCCGGAGTTCGAAGGCCACGGCGAGGACCTCACCGGTCGCGAAGAGGACCTCTGGCTCGACACCGCCATCCCAGACTCGCCAAACACGCCGTACGACATGAAGCAGATCATCGAGCACGTCGTGGACGACGGCGAGTACCTCGAGGTCCAGCCGATGTTCGCCCCCAACATCCTGTGCGGGTTCGCGCGCATCGACGGCCAGGCGGTCGGCGTGGTCGGCAACCAGCCGATGCAGTTCGCCGGGACCCTCGACATCGACGCCTCGGAGAAGGCCGCCCGGTTCGTGCGCACCTGCGATGCCTTCAACGTCCCGGTCGTGACCTTCGTCGACGTCCCCGGGTTCCTGCCCGGCACCAGCCAGGAGTGGAACGGCATCATTCGCCGCGGCGCCAAGCTGATCTACGCCTACGCCGAGGCCACCGTCCCCAAGGTCACCGTCATCACCCGCAAGGCGTACGGCGGCGCGTACGACGTCATGGGCTCCAAGCACCTGGGCGCCGACATCAACCTGTCGTGGCCGACCGGCCAGATCGCCGTCATGGGCGCGCAGGGCGCGGTCAACATCCTGCACCGCAACACCCTCAAGAAGGTCCAGGACGAAGGCGGCGACATCGAGGCCAAGCGCAAGGAGCTCATCGACGAGTACGACCAGCATCTGGCCAACCCGTACATCGCGGCCGAGCGCGGCTACATCGACACCGTCATCAACCCGCAGAACACCCGCATGAACATCACGCGGGCGCTGCGGGCGCTGAAGAACAAGCGCGAGACGCTGCCGCCGAAGAAGCACGGGAACATCCCGCTGTGA